The genomic DNA GGAAGCGACGGCGTCGGCTACGGTCGAGCCGGACGCGGAGGTAGAGTCGGCGTCGGAACCGGGAGCGGAACCGGACGCCGACTCGCGGTCGACGACCGAGTCCGCCACTGCGGACGCAGTCGAGTCCACAGCACAGGAGCCGGCGACCGATTCGGAACCCGCTTTCCTCGAGTCCGACGCCGACGAACCGGGACCGGACGAGACGGCCCCTGCCGACGAGGACGATGCGGACGATGTGGACGCTGCGGACGAGACGGACGCGGACGACGACGGCGGCGGCAGAACCGGCTTCGGTGCCAGAGCCAGATCCCTCATCACGGGGCGGTCCGACGACGGCGAAGCGGAGTCGGACGACGCGGCTCCCGACGAGGAGTCGGGCGGTGCAGCGGCGGGCGACGACGAACCCGCCGACGACGCGTCGGCCATCGACGAGGGCCCGCTCGACGACGAGGACGACGATACGGACGCGGCGAGCGACGCCCCGTCGGACGACGACGACGGCGGCGGAACCGGGTTCGGTGCCAAGGCTAGATCCCTCGTCAAGGGGAAGTTCGTCATCGAGGAGGAGGATCTCGAGGACCCGCTCTACGAACTCGAGATGGCGCTGCTCTCGAGCGACGTCGAGATGGGCGTCGCCGAGGAAATCCTCGACAACATCCGCGACGAGTTGGTCGGCGAGACCCGTACGTTCACGACCTCGACCGGCGAGGTCGTCGAGGAGGCGCTGCGCAACGCGATCTACGACGTGATCAGCGTCGGGCAGTTCGACTTCGACGAGCGCATCGCCGTCGAGGACAAACCCGTCACCATCATCTTCACCGGCGTCAACGGCGTCGGAAAGACCACGTCGATCGCCAAGATGAGCCGGTACTTCGAGGAACGCGGCTACTCGACCGTGATGGCGAACGGCGACACCTACCGCGCGGGAGCGAACGAGCAGATCCAGGAACACGCCGACGCGCTGGACACGAAGTGCATCAGTCACGAACAGGGTGGTGACCCCGCGGCGGTGCTGTACGACGCCGTCGAGTACGCCGAGGCCAACGACATCGACGTCGTGCTGGGCGATACGGCGGGTCGGCTCCACACCGACGAGGGGTTGATGGACCAACTCGAGAAGATCGGTCGCGTCGTCGATCCCGACATGACGCTGTTCGTCGACGAGGCCGTCGCCGGGCAGGACGCGGTCAACCGCGCCCGCGAGTTCAACGAGGCCGCGGCGATCGACGGGGCGATCCTGACGAAAGCCGACGCCGACTCCAACGGCGGTGCGGCGATCTCGGTTGCCCACGTCACCGGGAAACCGATCCTGTTCCTCGGCGTCGGGCAAGGGTACGACGACCTAGAGCGGTTCGACCCCGACGAGATGGTCGATCGGCTCCTCGCCGACGAGGACTAGCCGCGCCTCGGTCGCCCGTCGTCGGGGCAATTCGACGTACTTTCAGAAGACACTTATTATCCGTTTGAGAAGTCGGAGTATGAACCGCCCTCGCTCCCGACGGACGCTTCTCGCGTCGGTTGCCACGACCGCGGCGGTCGCGACGGGTGGATTCGAGTACTCCTCGAACGGTAGCGGTGATTCGGCGCTCGAGTCGGGAACCGTCCCCGCGGACCGATACGAGTGTCGCGACGTCGACCGTCCCGAACCCGACGTGCCCACGGACGAGGACGCGCTCGAACCGCGCGAGTATCCGTCGCGACCGGCGGAAACCGGGTCCGGCGAGGAGTCCACGGACCGCCCGTCGTCGCTGGTCCGCGGCGCGAATCAGTTCGTCACCGAGTTCGAGCGGGCGTACCGACAGAACGCGTTCCTCGAGCGATACGGGTCCGTGGCGCAAACGTTCGAACTCCGTCGCACCGACGCCCGGCGGGCCGCGATCGGCTCGGCCGGGAACCCGGATGCCGTTCTGGTAGCGATCATCTACAACGTGACGACCGAGACGCAATACGCGACGACTGGGGCTCGCGACGAGTGGGACGTCCGCGTCACCTACTACGTCGACGAGAACGTCGTGCTTCGGGCGCGGTACGGCGGTATCGCCGACGAGCCCGTGTTCGACCCCGATCCGCGAACGCAGGGAGTGCTCGTCGCCTGTTTCGAGTAGCGGCTCCCGCCCCGAACGGGGGTCGGCGCGCGGTCGCTTCCCGGGGCTGGACCTGCCCGGGGAACTCGGGTGCCGCCGGATACCGTTCGCGTCGGGGGACTCGACTTGCTTCCCGGGTATGGGATACAATTGCCGCCATTACCGACGCCGCTGGCGGGGGAGTCGGGCTCGATGTGCTCGCGGAGACCGACTGCAACCGGTTTCCGGTCGGTTCCCTCGTCGGTTCCCGAGAGATATGGCAATATTGTCCGGGGAAAACGACCCACGTCATGATTCGCCGAGTTGCGGGGGTGTATACGGGTGGGGTGGTATTACCCGCTAAACAATGGTCCTTCAAACTAATCCGATCGGTTACCAGGCTGCCGCATCGCACAGCGGCGGTGGTTCGAATGCGTAGCGAACGCGTCGATTCGTCCGGTTCCGTA from Natrinema salaciae includes the following:
- the ftsY gene encoding signal recognition particle-docking protein FtsY; translated protein: MFDNLKDKLGSFREDAEAAAEENVEEVDDDELDDAALEADEPETEAAESTDAEVTDTTPEPADTETSRSEATASATVEPDAEVESASEPGAEPDADSRSTTESATADAVESTAQEPATDSEPAFLESDADEPGPDETAPADEDDADDVDAADETDADDDGGGRTGFGARARSLITGRSDDGEAESDDAAPDEESGGAAAGDDEPADDASAIDEGPLDDEDDDTDAASDAPSDDDDGGGTGFGAKARSLVKGKFVIEEEDLEDPLYELEMALLSSDVEMGVAEEILDNIRDELVGETRTFTTSTGEVVEEALRNAIYDVISVGQFDFDERIAVEDKPVTIIFTGVNGVGKTTSIAKMSRYFEERGYSTVMANGDTYRAGANEQIQEHADALDTKCISHEQGGDPAAVLYDAVEYAEANDIDVVLGDTAGRLHTDEGLMDQLEKIGRVVDPDMTLFVDEAVAGQDAVNRAREFNEAAAIDGAILTKADADSNGGAAISVAHVTGKPILFLGVGQGYDDLERFDPDEMVDRLLADED